GATCGACTTTGGCATTGCGCGGGAGTTTACCCCTGGAGTTACCCAGACTCACACCAGTATGATTTCGTCGGGTTATGCGCCGATTGAGCAATATGTTTCCAACGAAAAGCGCACCCCAGCTACGGATGTTTATGGTTTAGCAGCAACTCTGTATGCTTTGCTGACAGCGCAAATTCCAGTCGCTTCCATTTTGCGCGATCGCCAACAGATGCCTGCACCGCGAGATGTACGGCCCGAACTCAGCCCAGCAGTAAACCAGGCCGTGATGCGCGGGATGGCAGTGGAAGTGCGCTATCGCCCCGCCACGGTCGATGAGTGGTTAGCAATGCTTCCAGAAGTGGCACCTGCAACTCCTGTCGCTCCTGTAGGGGCAACCCAGACGGTAGCTACGGTGGCAGTCGCTCCCCGAAATCGTGAGGTAACACCTCAACCAACGCCAGCAGGCAACGCTACGAATGCCGTAATTCCTGCTACGCGCACTGGTATGCCTTTACCTCTGCTCCTGGGAGGCGTAGCGATCGCAACTGTCGCTGCGGTGGCTCTAGGAACTGTAGCATTGAAGTCTCGTCAACCCGCCACAGAAACCACGGTGACTTCGAGTCTATCCCCTAGTCCAGAGATTACAACCACGCCTACTCCTGCACCTCCTTCACCCAGCATCACGCCTGCTGAGCCTGCACCGCCAGAACCTTCACCCACCGTTACTCCTACTCCAGTCATAGAGCCTTCTCCGCCGATCAGTTTTGAGGAACCATTGGACCAACCCGATGAGAAACCAACAAAAAACGAGGCGGGCGATCGCAGTTCTACGATTCCAACCAACCAACCTGTACGTGGAATTCCCACGGGCGCGTCCAAAAGTGAAGTGGAACAATTATTAGGAGCACCCGCTAGCTTAAAAACAGGCTATTGGCCCAACACCCGCTCGGCTTTGTATGACTTGGGCAATGGCGTGAACTTGGGCTACATCTACGATCGCGACTCCAACCAAGTGCGGCAAACGGAAGCGTCTTTTCCGCCATCGGCTGACCCGTTGGTGATGCGAACGGCACTGAATGGCATGCTAAGTGGCAGGTCTAGCGAGGAGATTGAAGCAGCCTTACGCCAAGTGCGCGATCGCCAAACTAACCAATATTCGTTTGAGCGCAATGGGGTGAAGGGTATCATCCAGCGAGATGATCGCGATCGGATTTACATCGGGGTGTGGGATGCAGATTTGCATTGAGTTGTGTATCAGCGTGCAGTCGCTACTCTTCTCTTAACTTCTTCAGTTCTTCAGGGGTGAAGGGATTTTTACCTGCTTTTAGGGCGATAATCCAACGCTGTCGTTGTGCTTTTACTTCTTTAGCATCACTACCCTGGTTTTCCTCACTAACCCAATTAATGAAGGCTTGAAAGTCTGCAATGGCTCCTTGAGCGTTACCTGTCAAGGCTCTTGCAACCCCACGGCTATCACGAATGCCTCCATGTTCAGGAGCAAGGGAGGCAACTTGCTCGCAACTTTTGAGGACATCTTGAGCGGCACCATTTAAGCTGCCTTGCCAACAGAGTGAGTTTAAGAAATCTACGACGACTGTATCAGGCTCAAGTTCTTGGGCTTTTGCGTAGGTACTGCTTGCTTCCTTGTATTTCTTCTCCTCCACCAGAGCTTGCGCTTTTTGGGTTAATGCAGCAGCGACAAGTTGCTTAGCTTGATTTTCGGGCTTGATCTCTAGGCTTGGATCGAGTTTGACTGCTTCCTTAAACTTGGCGATCGTACCTTGGAGATTTTCTTGCTTTGCTAGGTCTTCACCTTCAGTTAGAAGCTGCTGACTTTGAGCTAAATCTTGTGCTTTTTGTTTAGGTTCTAACTTTAACTCAGAGTTCCATGCTAAAGCTTGCTGAAATTTAGTAACTGCATCCCCAACGTTACCTCTTCTGGCTAACTCTTCACCTTGAACTACTAGGGTTGGGGCTGCTGCCCTTACTAAAGCAGAAGTTTGACAGCTTTTTAGTTCAAGCAGCGATTCAGGATGAGTGATTAAGTAATTTCCTAACCAGGTACAACTTCGAGTTACTAAATCTTGAAAGTCAAAATTCCACAGCTTGATGGTGTTGTCATCACTGGCTGAAGCAATGGTTTTGCCATCGGGGCTGAAACTCACGCTATAGACAGAACCGTTGTGGCCTTTGAGCGATTTAATCTCCTGTCCTTGCAGATTCCACAGCTTGATGGTGTTGTCACCACTGGCTGAAGCAATGGTTTTGCCATCGGGGCTGAA
This genomic stretch from Trichocoleus sp. FACHB-46 harbors:
- a CDS encoding serine/threonine-protein kinase, whose protein sequence is MDTLLGKTLQGGKYTLEQELGRGGFGITFKAIHRYLGQPVVIKTLNESMRQQPNYAEFELKFQDEARRLALCVHPNIVRLSDFFIEDDRSYMVMDYIPGPTLEAVVFPDHPLPEAIAVHYMRQISEALKVVHRNGMLHRDIKPQNIILRQNTQEVVLIDFGIAREFTPGVTQTHTSMISSGYAPIEQYVSNEKRTPATDVYGLAATLYALLTAQIPVASILRDRQQMPAPRDVRPELSPAVNQAVMRGMAVEVRYRPATVDEWLAMLPEVAPATPVAPVGATQTVATVAVAPRNREVTPQPTPAGNATNAVIPATRTGMPLPLLLGGVAIATVAAVALGTVALKSRQPATETTVTSSLSPSPEITTTPTPAPPSPSITPAEPAPPEPSPTVTPTPVIEPSPPISFEEPLDQPDEKPTKNEAGDRSSTIPTNQPVRGIPTGASKSEVEQLLGAPASLKTGYWPNTRSALYDLGNGVNLGYIYDRDSNQVRQTEASFPPSADPLVMRTALNGMLSGRSSEEIEAALRQVRDRQTNQYSFERNGVKGIIQRDDRDRIYIGVWDADLH